The following is a genomic window from Miscanthus floridulus cultivar M001 chromosome 14, ASM1932011v1, whole genome shotgun sequence.
GAAACTAATTCAGATACTTAAGAAATACAACTCATCTCCAGAAAAAGCTGCACCGTAAATCCTACCAAACAGTGAAATGCATAATATTGGAGCTAATGAACTGTTTTGATATCGAATCACCAACTACCAAATTTAGACCTCTCTTTGGTAAGACATCATCAAATTTAGAGTGACAGTGCTATTGTCTGGAAGTAAACTACTTGTCTAGCTAGCTTAACTGTCTCCTAGTTTAGTAATGGAGAGATTTGCCTGAGATCAGGCTTATGTGCCTAGCTAGCTTAACTGTCTCCTAGTTTAGAGTGGGCTTCTATGAGAAATGAGTTACAGATACTCTCTAGGAAAAGCTAAGTGCATAACTGGTTTGTGATGGAAGATAATGGTTATTTACTTCCAAATGACCACTTAAGTGACAGTGCTATTGTCTGGAAGTAAACTACTTGTCTAGAATTGTATCCGATATGTATCGAGGTCCATTCAACCACACTTTAAATTACTTGTCGAGGAAAGGCAGAACAATATGGACCAATGTTGAACTAGGGACCAGTTGTTAAGACATAAAGTGCTGAAAATAAATCTAGATAAACGCTAATAATAACAACCTTTGCCAACTACTACTAGATCACTAGAAAGATTTCTAAGGAAAAAAGGTAAGTCTGAAGATTGTGCCTCCAGCATATCCAGCGCACCCTAGAAAGAAGAGAATAATAGAACTGCACAGTAGCTACAAGCTCTACAATATTCAACTAAGACTGATACATCTCATCAGACATGGTCCTTCTAAATGTACATTTCAAATTTACTCCATCCCAAATATCAGctagagttttacccttttcatTGACTATCCTGTAAATGGGCCAAAATTGAATGATCAGGCTAGAGGAGCCAAGCCAATTATCCTCCCAAAATCTAATTTTTCTCCCATTGCCTACTTTCCATCTATAACCCATCTTAGCAGCTTGAGCAGCCCACATGAACCCCTTAAAAAAGCTAGAAGCCCCTACTGTGCTCGATTGGAAGATGTTGGGGTTGGAAGTGTCATACTTATAATCAATGAGCTCTTTCCAGAGCTTCTTTATTTAAATTGTACCTCTTAAGCCAAGAGGCCAGCAAACTGATATTGAGATCTCTAAGACTTGGTAGACCTAACCCCCCATGTTCCTTACACATAGACACTAGTTCCCAATTAGCTAAGTGGTATTTGTGATTTTCCACAGAGTCATTCCACAGATAGTTACCCATATGAGTGTTGAGAATCTTTATAGCCCACTCTGGGAACTTAATGAAGGATAGAAGGTACACTGGAATACTTGCTAGACATGTCTTAAGTAACATGGCTCTAGCAGCTAGGGAGAGAAGTTTACCCCTCCATCCTGAAATCTTCTTTAGGATCTTGTCCACCAGAGGCTGGATATCATCTCTTGTTAAATTATCATAGTGAAGAGGTACTCCTAAGTATTTAATAGGAAAAGAACCCAAAGAGCAGGAAAACAAGTGTGCTAGCCTATGTGCTTCAGATGATTCTAGATTCAAAGGAACCAATTCACTCTTATGGAAGTTAATCCTCATACTAGAAATCTGCTCATACCACATAAGAACCCCTTTAAGATTTCTCAAAACTACATCATCTGCTTTAGAAAAAAACAGTAAACTTACCTTTGGAGCAATCTCACCCTTGATCCACAATAGGCGAACTCTTGGGTTTGTGaagttgataaaaatttctctgtTCACCTCACACTTCATGACGCTTGTTGCTTGCGCCTTCTCTTCATCTGAGAGCTCTTCCATAGATTCCAGAAGATCCATACACTTCTTGATAGAATAGTCACCTTTACTTGTTTCATCTAGTGATTCCACAAAAGTTTTGCTTTGCTTTATCTTGTGGTCCAAATAGCCTTGTAGAACTCCAGCAATGCTTCTCTTTTTCCCACTTCCTGATCCCTTTTGTCCCGAACAAGCAGAGGAAGCTGGTTCTGCTCCAGTGAGGTCTATAGGTTCACTTGATGCCCTATGATCATCCATACTTGCAGAGAAAGGGTTCATGCTGCTATCTGGAGCATCTATGTCACTGGCGTTGACATGTTGAGTGGAAGACGGTGGGTGCAACTCAAGTGGCTCTGTTGATGTGAAATTTAATTCACCTGTTGCAATGCTTCCTGTTTCATGTGGATAAATAAACTCAAGTCACATGAATGTCCCAAAAATATTAGCAGAAAAGGATAGTAGTAGTAGGAAAGCTACTACTGTACAGAACACACATTGAAATAAAAAGCTCCCAAGAACATTCCATGCAACAGTATCAGAAGACACATAGGTTTTCACAATAGTATAGTCAAAATTACACATTgcacacttgcatttcatatcttTGCGCAACACACATGGCAATCACATGTAATCAAAAGATAGTCAGCCATGTAGGCTGCATAACATTTGGCCATCCCTAATCTGATAAACTAGATCTAACACATAGATGGATCCTTTTATTGTTTCTTAAGTTGCAAGCGCTGCAATAAGAAGAATAAAGCTAAAGGAACATGAACCTCCAAAGCACACCTGACAACTGGTATTTTATAACAGTAAAAGTAAGTCAATACATATCCTGCTTTCACATAAGAGATAACCATATGCATTCAGGGTAGACCTGGGAGCAAACATGCTTCTAAACATATCCCTAACACACCATGTGAATACAAAACAAATTAAGGAAACCATGACTGAAAGACCATGTT
Proteins encoded in this region:
- the LOC136503228 gene encoding uncharacterized protein, translating into MTKGQSSRASWSFNYEKGLLDVLQEHNHERFKGQNGWSPEGWRSIIKHFNEKFPSTGFSKAQIQDKEKDIKGNYKAIRAEIKESGVGWNDSLCMINALPDKWKKLIDDHPRLKKFQAKAFPLYHECEKVYEGSIATGELNFTSTEPLELHPPSSTQHVNASDIDAPDSSMNPFSASMDDHRASSEPIDLTGAEPASSACSGQKGSGSGKKRSIAGVLQGYLDHKIKQSKTFVESLDETSKGDYSIKKCMDLLESMEELSDEEKAQATSVMKCEVNREIFINFTNPRVRLLWIKGEIAPKNHLKHIG